From Bos indicus isolate NIAB-ARS_2022 breed Sahiwal x Tharparkar chromosome 4, NIAB-ARS_B.indTharparkar_mat_pri_1.0, whole genome shotgun sequence, the proteins below share one genomic window:
- the LOC139182821 gene encoding uncharacterized protein isoform X1, with protein sequence MRTGAGVNFPEGSAADSSLWPHHRQASPPPGELLLWERGPRTSGKSSHAVPSVWVSCLPQAGGEALPLSWCLALRQEDPEMPSPHVWPAVMAAGLGPAGRLAGHAHTGSRGLHTAAGSACEHVRRWKTPVSDDPAPEVVQCEPCGFLLVRDLLVQTRLQRAYSRATVSVAAQGRPQTANCPPVTAPPSSGSSSGGVASAPAQVHPPGGGLHPSSGSSSGAWPPPQLRFILRVGGSIPAQVHPRGRGLRPSSGSSSGWGLHPSSGSSSGWGLHRSSGSSLEAWPPPQFRLILGGVASIPAQDHPRGWGLHLSSGSSSGRVSAPDQVHPRGRGLRPSSGSSSGRALRPSSGSFSGVGAPPSFRCLFLEPWACFCRAGGGWGRG encoded by the exons ATGAGGACAGGAGCAGGGGTGAACTTCCCCGAAG GGTCGGCAGCTGACTCTTCTCTGTGGCCGCATCATCGACAGGCCAGCCCTCCCCCCGGGGAGCTTCTGCTCTGGGAAAGGGGCCCCAGGACAAGTGGGAAGTCGTCACACGCAGTCCCCTC AGTCTGGGTGAGCTGTTTACCCCAGGCAGGCGGGGAAGCCTTGCCTCTCTCGTGGTGTCTGGCGCTTAGGCAGGAGGATCCTGAGATGCCTTCCCCACACGTCTGGCCGGCAGTGATGGCTGCGGGCCTGGGCCCAGCGGGGCGATTGGCAGGTCACGCGCACACGGGCTCCCGCGGCCTGCACACGGCGGCCGGGTCTGCGTGTGAGCACGTGAGGCGGTGGAAGACCCCGGTCTCTGATGACCCCGCCCCGGAGGTCGTGCAGTGTGAGCCCTGCGGCTTCCTCTTGGTGAGGGACCTGCTGGTCCAGACGAGACTCCAGAGGGCATATTCCCGTGCCACTGTTTCCGTAGCAGCTCAGGGCCGACCTCAGACTGCAAACTGTCCTCCAGTGACGGCTCCACCCAGTTCAGGCTCATCCTCGGGGGGCGTGGCCTCCGCCCCAGCTCAGGTTCATCCTCCGGGTGGGGGGCTCCATCCCAGCTCAGGTTCATCCTCGGGGGCGTGGCCTCCGCCCCAGCTCAGGTTCATCCTCCGGGTGGGGGGCTCCATCCCAGCTCAGGTTCATCCTCGGGGGCGTGGCCTCCGCCCCAGCTCAGGTTCATCCTCGGGGTGGGGGCTCCACCCCAGCTCAGGTTCATCCTCGGGGTGGGGGCTCCACCGCAGTTCAGGGTCATCCTTGGAGGCGTGGCCTCCGCCCCAGTTCAGGCTCATCCTCGGGGGCGTGGCCTCCATCCCAGCTCAGGATCATCCTCGGGGGTGGGGGCTCCACCTCAGTTCAGGATCCTCCTCGGGGAGGGTCTCCGCCCCAGATCAGGTTCATCCTCGGGGGCGTGGCCTCCGCCCCAGTTCAGGTTCATCCTCGGGGAGGGCGCTCCGCCCCAGTTCGGGTTCATTCTCGGGGGTGGGGGCTCCGCCCTCGTTTAGGTGCTTATTCTTGGAGCCCTGGGCTTGCTTCTGCAGGGCTGGCGGGGGTTGGGGCAGAGGTTGA
- the LOC139182821 gene encoding uncharacterized protein isoform X2 gives MRTGAGVNFPEGSAADSSLWPHHRQASPPPGELLLWERGPRTSGKSSHAVPSVWVSCLPQAGGEALPLSWCLALRQEDPEMPSPHVWPAVMAAGLGPAGRLAGHAHTGSRGLHTAAGSACEHVRRWKTPVSDDPAPEVVQCEPCGFLLVRDLLVQTRLQRAYSRATVSVAAQGRPQTANCPPVTAPPSSGSSSGGVASAPAQVHPPGGGLHPSSGSSSGAWPPPQLRFILGVGAPPQFRVILGGVASAPVQAHPRGRGLHPSSGSSSGVGAPPQFRILLGEGLRPRSGSSSGAWPPPQFRFILGEGAPPQFGFILGGGGSALV, from the exons ATGAGGACAGGAGCAGGGGTGAACTTCCCCGAAG GGTCGGCAGCTGACTCTTCTCTGTGGCCGCATCATCGACAGGCCAGCCCTCCCCCCGGGGAGCTTCTGCTCTGGGAAAGGGGCCCCAGGACAAGTGGGAAGTCGTCACACGCAGTCCCCTC AGTCTGGGTGAGCTGTTTACCCCAGGCAGGCGGGGAAGCCTTGCCTCTCTCGTGGTGTCTGGCGCTTAGGCAGGAGGATCCTGAGATGCCTTCCCCACACGTCTGGCCGGCAGTGATGGCTGCGGGCCTGGGCCCAGCGGGGCGATTGGCAGGTCACGCGCACACGGGCTCCCGCGGCCTGCACACGGCGGCCGGGTCTGCGTGTGAGCACGTGAGGCGGTGGAAGACCCCGGTCTCTGATGACCCCGCCCCGGAGGTCGTGCAGTGTGAGCCCTGCGGCTTCCTCTTGGTGAGGGACCTGCTGGTCCAGACGAGACTCCAGAGGGCATATTCCCGTGCCACTGTTTCCGTAGCAGCTCAGGGCCGACCTCAGACTGCAAACTGTCCTCCAGTGACGGCTCCACCCAGTTCAGGCTCATCCTCGGGGGGCGTGGCCTCCGCCCCAGCTCAGGTTCATCCTCCGGGTGGGGGGCTCCATCCCAGCTCAGGTTCATCCTCGGGGGCGTGGCCTCCGCCCCAGCTCAG GTTCATCCTCGGGGTGGGGGCTCCACCGCAGTTCAGGGTCATCCTTGGAGGCGTGGCCTCCGCCCCAGTTCAGGCTCATCCTCGGGGGCGTGGCCTCCATCCCAGCTCAGGATCATCCTCGGGGGTGGGGGCTCCACCTCAGTTCAGGATCCTCCTCGGGGAGGGTCTCCGCCCCAGATCAGGTTCATCCTCGGGGGCGTGGCCTCCGCCCCAGTTCAGGTTCATCCTCGGGGAGGGCGCTCCGCCCCAGTTCGGGTTCATTCTCGGGGGTGGGGGCTCCGCCCTCGTTTAG